The Acidimicrobiia bacterium sequence CGGAGGGGGTCATCCACCTGGCTGCCCGAGCGACGGTGACCGGATCGTGGCAGCAGTTCGAATCGACCAACGTCATCGGCACACGGAACGCCCTCGATGTCGCCAGTGCAGAAGGGGTCGACCGGTTCGTGCACGTGTCGTCTCCGTCGGTTGCCCACGCAGGCAGATCGCTCGTCGGGGAAGCCGCCGGTCCCGCAGATCCCGATCGCGCCCGGGGGCACTATGCCAGGAGCAAGGCACAGGCAGAACTGATCGCGCAGGCCGCCAATTCGACGAGCCTGGCGGTCGTCGCCATCAGGCCTCATCTCATCTGGGGGCCGGGTGACACGCAGCTGGTGGAGCGGATTGTGAGCAGGGCCCGAGGGGGCCGATTGGCGATCGTGGGTTCCGGTGCTTCCCTGATCGATACCACCTATGTCGACAATGCCGCCGATGCCCTCGTGGCCGCCTTGGACCGGGCTCCGGAGCTTGGAGGCAGAGCGCTGGTGGTCACCAACGGGCAGCCACGCCCGGTTCGCGAGTTGTTGAACAGAATCGTTCTCGCCGCCGGTCTGGAGCCGCCCCGCGTCAAGGTTCCCTACCGGGTGGCTCGTACCAGCGGACTCGTCGTGGAGCGGATCTGGGAGCGGCAGAGAA is a genomic window containing:
- a CDS encoding NAD-dependent epimerase/dehydratase family protein, translated to MRVLVTGATSLLGRVVVGRLTGRGDDVTVFQRRPADLGVAEHLGDVADRAAVVAAMAGAEGVIHLAARATVTGSWQQFESTNVIGTRNALDVASAEGVDRFVHVSSPSVAHAGRSLVGEAAGPADPDRARGHYARSKAQAELIAQAANSTSLAVVAIRPHLIWGPGDTQLVERIVSRARGGRLAIVGSGASLIDTTYVDNAADALVAALDRAPELGGRALVVTNGQPRPVRELLNRIVLAAGLEPPRVKVPYRVARTSGLVVERIWERQRREDDPPMTSFLAEQLGTAHWFDQRETRRALSWEPVVSLDEGFRRLNAWYETGGAGSARRG